In the genome of Metabacillus litoralis, the window AAAATCACGTCTAAAGGTGAAGAAGAATTTGTGAATTTGTTGAAGGAATCTTTATCAGCCCCTTCTGTTCAGCTACCAACACAGCTTTATACAGGGTTGAGCTTTATTGCAAGCCTAGATAAACATGCTGTGCTTGAAGCACTTCACTCACAAAAGCAAATCATCGAAAAGGAACTCGAGCAACAAAAACAAGGAATGCGATCAAAAAAGCAATATATTGAGATTGACGAGATCACTTCGTTAACGTTTCAAAGCATTTTTAAGCAATATGAGCTGCAACTTGAGTTTCTTGAATCATTAATTAATGTTTATGAGAAAAAGTAAAAAAGGGAAGAATCCGCTCTTCCCTTTCTTAGTGTGGCTCTATATGGATATGAACTCTTTCAATATTATACATATCTCGAAGTCTTTCCTCGATTTTATCTGTAATGCCATGTCCCTCCACTACTGAAAGAGTGGATTTCACAAAAACGATCGCATCAACTGTGGTTTGATTTCCAGAAACGCGAGCCTTTATATCTTTTACGAACGTAACTCCTGGTGTATTTTTAATCGTTTCTTCTATTTCTTTTAATTTCTCCGCATCATAGCCATCTGTTAAATCATGAACAGCTTCTTTAAATATTCCGTATGCAGTATGAATAATGATTAGCCCCACAATCCCTGCAACAATAGGATCTAAAAAGCCCCAACCTAAATAAGCTCCAACAATCCCGATTACGGCACCTATACTCACTAAGGCATCAGAACGGTTATCCTGTGAAGCAGCATAAAGTGCCTTACTTTCAAGTTTTTTGGATAAATTACGATTATATCGATAAACAAAAAACATGAAAATCGCACAAAATAAAGCAACAAACGCTGTAAACAGCTGTGGTGTAGTCTCTGCCGGAGATCTTAGATTATTAAAAGCATCGACAATAACTTGTATACCAACTGTAAACATAATGATCGAAGCAATTAACGAAGCAATTGTTTCTGCTCTAGAATGACCATATTTATGATTCTCATCAGCAGGCTTTTGGGCAAACCTTAGTCCGACTAAAACAGTTACAGATGCAATGACGTCCGTTAAGTTATTTAATCCATCAGCTTTTAAGGCATCTGAATTTCCCATATAACCGGAAATTAGCTTAACTGTAGATAGAAAAACATAAGCGGCTATGCTGATCCATACACCTTTCTCGGCTTTCTTTAAATTAGTATTTTCCATCTTTTCCTCCCACTACGACCTAAAACTTATGTAAGTATATATAGTCATTAGCTTTTATTGGGTATTTTATTACTTGAAGGAAAGGGAGAAAAAAATAAAAAACTGCTTGGTGAATGAAACACCAAACAGTTAAGGTGAAATTTACTTTAAACTTTTTTACGTAGTTCCCTTTTTTGAAATAAATTTAATGCCAGTGTAACTCCCGTAACCCATATCCAACTATAAACAATGGAAAAAAGAAGAATAGATAAAATAACACTCCACCCAATATTCGGTCCTACAGATGGTCCTAACACAGGAAATTGTGCAACAGTAAGAATAAAAATAATGCCCAAGAAAAGTGCAATTCCTGAAGATAAAGCAATAGTCATTTGTTTTTTACATACCTTAAAACCTATCCCCATTACAACGCCTAATAGTCCTTGTGTCATTAGATAAACATATGCCTCACTTGGCTGTATCACGCACAATAAAAGGAAAATAATGAAATAGGATATCGCTCCACTACCTATAGACACCAGTGATGCTAAGATGATGGGAAGTGTTGCTAAAGCACTAATAATGAATCCGAATCCTCCCAGCATACCGAAAGCACAGCAAATGGCTCCAACAACCCCTGATCCTACACCGTATAAAACCATTTTTAGTAAGCTTGTTTGTTGATTTTTCCAAGGGTTAACCAAATGTAAATCACTTTTAACCCTACCCATCCTATAACACCACCTATTCATTTTTTCTGGTGTGTTTAAATCTCCATCAATAAGGTATGAAGAAGTTGGGTGAAATAGAATGACTCTAGAAAAGGTTCAGCCTTGCATTGTAAATATGCAAGAAGGATGATATCGAAACAAAGTTACATGAAAAAAGAAACTGTAATCGACAGTTTCTTTTTCATGTAAAACAATTTGCAACGATATTTACATTTCTATAAGATAAGTAAATAAGGATTTTCTAAATAATAAATAATTCTTCCCAAAAACTCAGCAGCTGGTGCTCCATCGATGATTTGATGATCAAACGTTAAGCTTAGTGGCAGTTCTTTGCTCTTCATTACTTGACCTTCATCATCAAGAGTGAGTTTTTCTTGAAGACTTCCCACCCCTAAAATACCTGATTCAGGTGTATTTAGAATTGGAGTGAAATATTCGACACCACTTTGCCCTAGGTTTGTTATAGTGAATGTTGAACCTGTTATTTGTTCGTTTGAAAGGCTGCCTTCTCGTGCAGATTGAGTTGTTCTTGAAATGTTTGCACTTAATTCTTTTAAGCTCATTTGATGAGCATTCTTTATGACTGGTACCATAAGTCCATCTGATAAAGCTGTTGCCATACCAAGATGAACTTCTTCAAAGGTTCTAAGTCCATTTGTATCCTGTTCATACCAACTATTTATTTCAGGGTACTCCTTTAATGCAAGAATTGTTGCTTTGGCGACATAAACAGTAAGACTAAGACTACCTGCGATTTCTGTTTCGGTCAGATGATTCTGTATATTGTTTTTAAATTTTGAGAATGCAGTCAAATCAGCTTTTCGATGTATCGTTAACTGTGCGGATTGAGCTAAACTACTCCTCATTCGTTTGGCAATCACCTTTCGCATTCCTGTAAGTCCTGCCCCAAGGTTTGTCTCAATTGTGTTGACTGGAGTTGAAATGATTTCAGTCGTAGGAGCTATCTCCCTAGAAGAAGTCATTTCATACGCTTCAATATCTCTTTTTGTAATTCGGTTATTTCCACCTGTTCCTTGAACTAAAGCGAGATTTATATTTTTGTCTTTTGCTAATTTCCTAGCAAGTGGACTTGCAAACACACGTCCTGATTGTGTTTCTATTTGTTCTTTGGTCAATATTACATTCTTCTGTTCTTTTTCTCGTTTTTCAAGTGTACGATCAGGGGATGAGTTGGCAGGTTGAGTATGGATGGTTTCACCTTGTTGAGCCACAATGCCAATTACCTCTTTAACTGGCACTTCAGCTCCCTGCTGTGCGATCACTTTTACTAACACCCCATCATCTGGTGCTTCTACATCCATCGTTAATTTTTCCGAACTAATGGAGCAAATCGGCTCTCCCTTTTTTACAGCTTCACCTTCTTGTTTGAACCATTCATCGACATTACCACTCGTCATGGTTAAGCCTAACTTGGGCATTAAAACATCTGTTGGCATGATTGTTCACCACCTTATACTAAGATTCTCTTTTTTAAATCAAAGATAATATCTTCTGCTACTTTTAAGACTTTATCTGCATTTGGAATATAAAGCTCTTCAAGGTTCTTTGCAAAAGGAACAGGTGTGTTCGGTGCACAAATACATTTAACTGGCGCATCTAAAAAATCAAATGCCTTGTCTGAAACAACGCTTGCAATGTCTGTAGCTGTATTATTGTGAGGATTCGATTCATCAATAACAATTAACCGGTTTGTTTTTTTAACAGAATCTATGACAGTCTCCTGATCCCATGGAGCGACTGTTAACAGATCAATCACTTCGACAGAGACGTCTTGTTCTGCTAAACGATTTGCGACCTCTTCTGCTACATACAACATTTTTCCGATTGAAACAATTGTTAAGTCAGTACCTTCTCTTTTTACTTTTGCTTTACCAATTTCGACAGTATAATGACCCTCCGGAACTTCCCCCTTCATTCCGTAAATGGTTTTATCCTCTGAGAATACAACAATGTTATCATCTTCAATAGAAGAAAGAAGCAATCCTTTTGCATCGTATGGATTAGACGGAACAACCACTTTGATTCCTGGTATAGAACCAAGAATTCCGTAATATGACCCTGAATGCTGTGCTGCAGCTGATGCACCGGCTCCATGATTAGTCCGGACTGTCATCGGAATTGTTGCTTTCCCCCCAAACATATAACGCATTTTTGATCCTTGTCCTAGGATCGTATCAAAGCAGAACCCAAGAAAATCATTAAACATTAATTCAGGAATAGGTCGTAGCCCTGTTGCTGCTGCCCCAACAGCTGCGCCCATATAACCCATCTCAGAAATCGGTGTGTCAATGACGCGTTCTATTCCGTATTTTTCCACTAATCCTCTTGTTAAACCAAAAACACCACCCCATGCTCCTGTTTCGTTTAAGTGCTCAACAGTGGTACCACCTGCGATATCTTCACCC includes:
- a CDS encoding PadR family transcriptional regulator; this translates as MARLMVLGILRTKPMSGYEIQQVLQVSQTDRWAGILPGSIYHALKKMEKEELVEIDSMEQTGHRTKAIYKITSKGEEEFVNLLKESLSAPSVQLPTQLYTGLSFIASLDKHAVLEALHSQKQIIEKELEQQKQGMRSKKQYIEIDEITSLTFQSIFKQYELQLEFLESLINVYEKK
- a CDS encoding cation diffusion facilitator family transporter, encoding MENTNLKKAEKGVWISIAAYVFLSTVKLISGYMGNSDALKADGLNNLTDVIASVTVLVGLRFAQKPADENHKYGHSRAETIASLIASIIMFTVGIQVIVDAFNNLRSPAETTPQLFTAFVALFCAIFMFFVYRYNRNLSKKLESKALYAASQDNRSDALVSIGAVIGIVGAYLGWGFLDPIVAGIVGLIIIHTAYGIFKEAVHDLTDGYDAEKLKEIEETIKNTPGVTFVKDIKARVSGNQTTVDAIVFVKSTLSVVEGHGITDKIEERLRDMYNIERVHIHIEPH
- a CDS encoding dihydrolipoamide acetyltransferase family protein, which produces MPTDVLMPKLGLTMTSGNVDEWFKQEGEAVKKGEPICSISSEKLTMDVEAPDDGVLVKVIAQQGAEVPVKEVIGIVAQQGETIHTQPANSSPDRTLEKREKEQKNVILTKEQIETQSGRVFASPLARKLAKDKNINLALVQGTGGNNRITKRDIEAYEMTSSREIAPTTEIISTPVNTIETNLGAGLTGMRKVIAKRMRSSLAQSAQLTIHRKADLTAFSKFKNNIQNHLTETEIAGSLSLTVYVAKATILALKEYPEINSWYEQDTNGLRTFEEVHLGMATALSDGLMVPVIKNAHQMSLKELSANISRTTQSAREGSLSNEQITGSTFTITNLGQSGVEYFTPILNTPESGILGVGSLQEKLTLDDEGQVMKSKELPLSLTFDHQIIDGAPAAEFLGRIIYYLENPYLLIL
- a CDS encoding alpha-ketoacid dehydrogenase subunit beta — its product is MERKITMMQAINEALDIAMAQDERVILLGEDIAGGTTVEHLNETGAWGGVFGLTRGLVEKYGIERVIDTPISEMGYMGAAVGAAATGLRPIPELMFNDFLGFCFDTILGQGSKMRYMFGGKATIPMTVRTNHGAGASAAAQHSGSYYGILGSIPGIKVVVPSNPYDAKGLLLSSIEDDNIVVFSEDKTIYGMKGEVPEGHYTVEIGKAKVKREGTDLTIVSIGKMLYVAEEVANRLAEQDVSVEVIDLLTVAPWDQETVIDSVKKTNRLIVIDESNPHNNTATDIASVVSDKAFDFLDAPVKCICAPNTPVPFAKNLEELYIPNADKVLKVAEDIIFDLKKRILV